The Chrysiogenia bacterium nucleotide sequence CGAGCGGAAAAAGAGCTTGCGACCGGCGCGGCGTTCCTCTCGCTCGGCGCCAATCAGTGCGTGTTCGATGCGCCGTTCGAGTTCGTTGACCGGCGCATCCGGCCCGGCGAGCGCGCGGACGAGCTGCTCGCTCTCGCGGGCAACGGCCTTTGCCTCGGCCGCGCACGCTGCGCACCCCTCCAGATGGTCCTGCACGTCGAACGACGTTTTCGCATCGAGTTCCCCATCCAGATGCGCGAGCAGGTATCTGCGTGTTTCCTGGCAGTTCATTCCACTACCCTCAATCTCTCCGTCCTGCTTTTGTCCCCTGTTTGCGTCAGCGCGCGCCGCATCATCTGGCGCGCGCGGTGGAGCCGGCTCATCACGGTTCCGATCGGAACCTTCTGCACCTCGGCGATTTCTTTGTAGGAAAACCCTTCGATCGAGTGCAGCATCAGCGCGCCCGAGAACTCGGTGGGCAGTCCCTCGAGCGCGTCAAGGAGATCCTGATCGGGCAGCGCATCCTGGTAAACCCACGCGGCCTTGGGCACGGCGTCGAGTTCCGAGACGTCGAAATCGGCCTCGGCAATCCGGTTGCGGCCCATCTCGCGGGCGGCCTCGTTGGTGAGGATCCGGCAGAGCCAGGCCCGCACGTTGGCGCTGGGATCCAGGCTCGCGCGGTATTTCCACGCCCGCAGAAAGGTCTCCTGCACCAGGTCGTCGGCCAGGGCCTCGTTTCTCACCATCCGAAGCGCCAGGCGCCGGAGCATGGGAAGATGCGGAAACGTGAGTTCCTGAAAATCTTCCCGGCTGAGTTTCCTGTTTCGGCGCATGGGCGCTCCCCCGGCACTGTAGAGTCTTACCCGCGGCGGCGCATTCCTATTCCCGCCGGGGCACCCTGTTGGATGCGCCGGTGGGCCGGGCGGTGCAACGGAGTTTCCATTCGCACAACCTGCCGAAATTATTAAGGGAATAAGAACGCTCCAAATCCGGTAGAATCCGGCAGCTTTCCCGGATTCCGCGCATCAAACAGGGACCAGGAAGCCCGCCCCACCCGGCATGTGCTATCAGGCGGGGCGAAGAATTTGCCCGGCAGGCAAGCCGGCACCCAACGAGGAATCAGCATGTCCAGCACAGAAGCCCGAAGCGTCGAAGAGATCGTCCGCGAGCGCTA carries:
- a CDS encoding zf-HC2 domain-containing protein, with amino-acid sequence MNCQETRRYLLAHLDGELDAKTSFDVQDHLEGCAACAAEAKAVARESEQLVRALAGPDAPVNELERRIEHALIGAEREERRAGRKLFFRSGLALAASVVLALGLYFSLGQPALLHAADYVGQHHHCIHIIFAGEDDHDRTEHEDELDRALVPEPVEARLTRTG
- a CDS encoding sigma-70 family RNA polymerase sigma factor, which encodes MRRNRKLSREDFQELTFPHLPMLRRLALRMVRNEALADDLVQETFLRAWKYRASLDPSANVRAWLCRILTNEAAREMGRNRIAEADFDVSELDAVPKAAWVYQDALPDQDLLDALEGLPTEFSGALMLHSIEGFSYKEIAEVQKVPIGTVMSRLHRARQMMRRALTQTGDKSRTERLRVVE